The Campylobacter concisus genome has a window encoding:
- a CDS encoding cation diffusion facilitator family transporter yields the protein MSSPFDYEFNSINKQECTQGENKAVIAAGACAFLLALVKFAAGLFSGSVAVLGSAIDSMLDFIVSLLNLFALRKSRKQADERFNFGYTKLEALAALFECVIIVLAAGYIFYESVKKFSEPNLEIGLGLSLGVMIFSVIVTLCLVLFLNQISKKSGNLIIKADALHYKIDLFSNLAVIISLLIIKFSGFVMIDAIFGIVISGYIAQSAISLGKDALGVLLDHAASPEVTAEIIKMIKAKQRISDFHYLNTRQSANTIFLTLHLVFDKDISLYDAHEVAESLEAEIREKFKDFSWQITTHLDPYNDKEGR from the coding sequence TTGTCAAGTCCGTTTGATTATGAGTTTAACAGCATAAATAAGCAAGAGTGCACGCAGGGCGAAAATAAGGCAGTTATCGCAGCTGGAGCATGCGCTTTTTTGCTCGCACTTGTGAAATTTGCAGCTGGACTTTTTAGCGGCTCAGTCGCTGTGCTTGGCTCGGCGATTGATTCGATGCTTGATTTTATCGTTTCGCTTTTAAATTTATTTGCGCTTAGAAAGTCAAGAAAGCAAGCCGATGAGAGATTTAACTTTGGCTACACAAAGCTAGAGGCGTTAGCAGCGCTATTTGAGTGCGTTATCATCGTGCTGGCTGCTGGGTATATATTTTATGAGAGTGTTAAGAAATTTAGCGAGCCAAATTTAGAGATAGGCCTTGGCTTAAGCCTTGGTGTTATGATATTTTCGGTCATAGTGACGCTATGTTTGGTGCTATTTTTAAACCAAATTTCTAAAAAAAGTGGCAACCTTATCATCAAAGCAGACGCGCTGCACTATAAGATCGACCTTTTTAGCAACCTTGCAGTCATCATCTCGCTGCTTATCATTAAATTTAGTGGATTTGTGATGATAGATGCGATCTTTGGCATCGTGATAAGTGGCTACATCGCTCAAAGCGCCATAAGTCTTGGCAAAGACGCCCTTGGTGTCTTGCTAGATCACGCAGCAAGCCCTGAGGTCACAGCTGAGATCATCAAGATGATAAAGGCAAAGCAGAGAATTTCAGACTTTCACTACCTAAACACAAGACAGAGCGCAAATACCATATTTTTAACGCTGCATTTAGTTTTTGACAAAGATATCTCTCTTTACGACGCGCACGAAGTGGCCGAATCGCTTGAAGCTGAGATAAGAGAGAAATTTAAGGATTTTTCGTGGCAGATAACCACGCATTTAGACCCATATAACGACAAAGAAGGGAGATGA
- a CDS encoding agmatine deiminase family protein, whose product MRAYAEWEEQELLFLSLPHSKSDWEPYLEEILAGYEELVAAVTPYEKVVLICPDEANFDRFKKFKNVEFVKLETDDTWIRDYGMIDVCTKDGVKSYDFKFNAWGGKFKSSKDDAINLELAKIYKTKLEPVDMILEGGSVEFNGDGVLLTTSKCLLNENRNKALSKEQIEEKLKSLFGLKRIIWLENGFIRGDDTDSHIDTLARFITPDTIAYVACEDESDEHFDELKRMEDELKKTGFKLLALPLPKPKFYDGKRLGCTYANFIFINGALIVPTYNDENDEKVLNLLAQALPDRKIIGVNSLVFVRQNGSLHCSSQNRYKRA is encoded by the coding sequence GTGAGAGCGTATGCAGAGTGGGAAGAGCAGGAGCTTTTGTTTTTATCGCTGCCACATAGTAAGAGCGACTGGGAGCCTTATTTAGAGGAGATTTTGGCGGGCTATGAGGAGCTTGTGGCTGCTGTTACGCCCTATGAAAAGGTGGTGCTCATCTGCCCTGATGAGGCAAATTTTGATAGATTTAAGAAATTTAAAAATGTAGAGTTTGTAAAGCTTGAGACTGATGATACTTGGATCAGAGACTACGGTATGATCGACGTTTGCACCAAGGACGGCGTCAAGAGCTACGACTTTAAATTTAACGCTTGGGGCGGTAAATTTAAGAGTTCAAAAGATGATGCGATAAATTTAGAGCTAGCTAAAATTTATAAAACTAAGCTTGAGCCAGTTGATATGATACTAGAGGGCGGAAGTGTTGAATTTAACGGAGATGGCGTGCTTTTAACCACCTCAAAATGCCTGCTAAATGAAAATAGAAACAAAGCGCTTAGCAAAGAGCAAATCGAAGAAAAATTAAAAAGTTTGTTTGGCTTAAAGCGTATCATCTGGCTTGAAAATGGCTTTATAAGAGGCGATGACACAGATAGCCACATCGACACTTTAGCGCGCTTTATCACGCCTGATACGATAGCTTACGTAGCTTGCGAAGATGAGAGTGATGAGCACTTTGATGAGCTTAAAAGGATGGAGGATGAGCTTAAAAAAACTGGCTTTAAGCTGCTTGCTCTGCCACTACCAAAACCTAAATTTTATGATGGCAAAAGGCTTGGCTGCACCTATGCAAACTTTATCTTTATAAATGGCGCCTTAATCGTGCCAACATATAACGACGAAAACGATGAAAAGGTGTTAAATTTACTAGCCCAGGCACTGCCAGATAGAAAGATCATCGGTGTAAATTCGCTAGTTTTTGTCCGTCAAAATGGCTCACTTCACTGCTCAAGCCAAAATAGATACAAAAGGGCTTAG
- a CDS encoding CBU_0592 family membrane protein translates to MIDLFQIIGFLGMICIVMGYFLLQIGRLNSRDLAYQIINLVGAVLLIISLFVHFNLGSFLIEVFWIIITIYGIYKIYKERA, encoded by the coding sequence TTGATCGATCTTTTTCAGATCATCGGCTTTTTAGGGATGATTTGCATCGTGATGGGCTACTTTTTACTTCAGATCGGCCGTCTAAATAGCCGCGATCTAGCCTATCAGATAATAAATTTAGTAGGTGCGGTGCTACTTATAATCTCGCTTTTTGTGCACTTTAACCTCGGTTCATTTTTGATAGAAGTCTTTTGGATAATCATTACGATTTATGGAATTTATAAAATTTACAAGGAGAGAGCGTGA
- a CDS encoding amino acid ABC transporter permease, with protein sequence MDFEFIEKFYPLFVKAGILTCQIAFLGIVFSILIGIFCMAVKFYKLKFLSKLVDCYVELSRNTPLLIQLFFLYYGLPKLGVSMSGFTCAVAGLSFLGGSYMSESFRLGFEAVRRSQIEAGLSIALSKNQLLRYVILPQAFSVALPSISANVIFLLKETSIVSIVALADLVYVAKDLIGLYYKTDEALFMLVISYLVIILPVSLALSYVEKRVRNARS encoded by the coding sequence ATGGATTTTGAGTTTATCGAGAAATTTTACCCCCTTTTTGTAAAGGCTGGGATTCTCACCTGCCAGATCGCCTTTTTAGGGATCGTTTTTTCTATTTTGATAGGCATTTTTTGCATGGCTGTGAAATTTTACAAGCTAAAATTTCTCTCAAAACTAGTTGATTGCTACGTTGAGCTTTCAAGAAACACGCCGCTTCTTATCCAACTCTTCTTTTTATACTACGGCTTGCCAAAGCTTGGAGTGTCGATGAGCGGCTTTACCTGTGCGGTCGCGGGACTTAGCTTTCTTGGTGGCAGCTATATGAGCGAGAGCTTTAGACTTGGCTTTGAGGCGGTGAGAAGGTCGCAGATAGAAGCAGGACTTAGCATCGCACTTAGTAAAAATCAGCTCCTAAGATATGTCATCTTGCCACAAGCCTTTAGCGTGGCTCTGCCAAGCATCAGCGCAAACGTCATATTTTTGCTAAAAGAGACAAGTATCGTTAGTATCGTAGCACTTGCTGATCTAGTCTACGTCGCAAAGGATCTCATCGGACTTTACTACAAGACAGACGAGGCGCTTTTTATGCTAGTTATTAGCTATCTTGTCATCATCTTGCCAGTCTCACTGGCGCTTAGCTACGTCGAAAAAAGGGTGAGAAATGCAAGGAGTTAG